The stretch of DNA AATGTTGGTTTGTAAATTGAagatagtgatttttttttttcgttttttttagcaCGATGAAACTGAACAAGAATGTTTCCTCTTCGCGAAGCAAGAgccgcaagcgccatttccaggCCCCATCCCACATCCGCAGGAAGCTGATGTCGGCACCTCTGTCTAAGGAGTTGCGACAGAAATATACCGTTCGTTCCATGCCAATCCGTAAAGACGACGAAGTGCAGGTGGTTCGTGGTCACTACCACGGCAATCAAGTCGGAAAGGTGGTGCAGGTGTACAGAAAGAAGTTCGTCGTGTACATTGAACGCATTCAGCGTGAAAAGGCCAACGGTACCAATGTTTACGTTGGTGTACACCCATCGAAGTGCCTCATTGTTAAGCTCAAAATGGACAAGGATCGCAAGAAGATCCTCGATCGTCGCGCCGTTGGACGTCGGGCGGCGCTGGCCGATAAGGGCAAGTACACCGAAGAGACGGCTGCTGCTGCATCCGCGATGGAGATTAGCTCATAAATCCCTTGTCCTTCAAACTGATCGTCGTTTTTTTATACAATGCAATGGGAGTAAACTTGTTGACCGTTGTTCGTGTTGGATTATAaaagttaacaaaaaaaaaacaataaattaagaGAAAAACTTATTGACAGTTTTTGTGTGAGTGAGGTTGGAAACTTTTTTACATAAGTCTTTACATAAGCGCCCTTATGATCGAACCCTCACTACTAATCTATCTTCTAGTAATCGTTCGccaactggtcctggtttaactggtctgcgttttaactgggcgaacgttaactggtccttggaccagttagaAGGCAGAATtttgtaaacaatcgacgccacaTTCAAATGGgaaatttgctgtgaggggcattcgaatgtaatttgaaatgttatgaaaattgatattattttcgcatgacaaaaacattgattaaattacagaaaaataattttctcaaattatatttcatatcaGTTTtcacactcaatgcgaaacttccattggaatctctatgtttatccaatttcatgatcaacgcgaatcaaacagttcattgaagttccccttgATTTTATTTGACACATAACATGCCGGACCAATTAAAACgcaaatgtcgataactggtcctcccttttcgcccagttagtgaatgtttactgtatataaaatggatttctgttggtctgtctgtctgtctgattcgtatggactcgaaaactactaaaccgatcgacatgaa from Toxorhynchites rutilus septentrionalis strain SRP chromosome 3, ASM2978413v1, whole genome shotgun sequence encodes:
- the LOC129774795 gene encoding 60S ribosomal protein L26-like; translation: MKLNKNVSSSRSKSRKRHFQAPSHIRRKLMSAPLSKELRQKYTVRSMPIRKDDEVQVVRGHYHGNQVGKVVQVYRKKFVVYIERIQREKANGTNVYVGVHPSKCLIVKLKMDKDRKKILDRRAVGRRAALADKGKYTEETAAAASAMEISS